The genomic window TCCCATATTGAAACGCTCGTCGCGATCGACTTTTTCTCCAAGCCGGTTTACACGTTCAAGGGAAAAATCGATGCCTACGTACTTGTGTTTATCCACCTGGGAAGTCGGAAGGTTTTCATGAGCCTCCCGACTATTCATCCATGTGATGAGTGGGTTCTTCAGCAGGCTCGTAATGCCACCATGTGGTTGGACGATATCGGCGTTAAGGCGACCGGATTGATTCGTGATCGCGACACAAAATTTACGACACGTTTCGATGTCATTTGGAAAAGCGAAGGTGCGAAAGTCCATAAGACTCCGGTGCGCTCGCCTATGGCAAATTCTTTCGCAGAATGCTATATTGGTAAAATTAAATCTGAATATTTGAATCTCTTTTATTGCTTTAGCCTGGATCATCTTGATTACATTAATCGAGAATGGTTGAAGTACTACCACAACCAACGTCCTCATCAGGGAATTGACATTAATAACAACGTTCTTGATGTTGATTTCAAACCGACCGATCAGGGCGAAGTCAAACGGGAACAACGACTCGCGGAGTCATTTCGTGGTACTACCGCGACGCTGCGTAGTTCCCTGAACACAATCATTAGAAAAAGTCCCCTCCCCGTTCAGACTGAACGGAGGATTCACCGTGCCTTGATTGCGTAAATTTGACTGTTTTACCGACTTTCATCTACTTGATTTACTACCTTCGCCTCTCCAACCGATATAATTTTAGGTCAAAACCAATCGATTCTAACTGATTTCATTACTCAAAACCGCTGTGACTAATTTCCGGACAGGTCACTTTCATACTATAATCACCATCGACCTCATCAAGGAACAGACATCGGAAACAAAGTCCTGGATGCAAATTTCAGACCTACTTCTTCCGGCGAAGTTAAACGCGAAGAACGACTCGGCGGCATAATCTCTTGGTATTACCGAGAAGCCGCTTAGTTCCACGTTCCTCATCATTAGCAAGACTCCCCTTTCCGTTCTGACTGAACGGAAAGTTCAACGCGCCCTGACTCCGTAAATTTGATTATTTTTCCAACTTTCATCCGTAGACTTTACTATTTTTCGGTCATTCACCGATTCAAT from Pontiella desulfatans includes these protein-coding regions:
- a CDS encoding transposase; translated protein: MSLPTIHPCDEWVLQQARNATMWLDDIGVKATGLIRDRDTKFTTRFDVIWKSEGAKVHKTPVRSPMANSFAECYIGKIKSEYLNLFYCFSLDHLDYINREWLKYYHNQRPHQGIDINNNVLDVDFKPTDQGEVKREQRLAESFRGTTATLRSSLNTIIRKSPLPVQTERRIHRALIA